From a region of the Rhipicephalus microplus isolate Deutch F79 chromosome X, USDA_Rmic, whole genome shotgun sequence genome:
- the LOC142775312 gene encoding uncharacterized protein LOC142775312 gives MATLVTDKYNRDRLANIANKLEEIGCEQKVTFVDYYTGDSISLADCKNYSKLFAYIRATDICKRQISSRRALCHLRELCLVPRGRGFEFPCSLSEAHRLTIALDVARRNCGYVARAAQFLHCKRCDTPCAAALDRVHRHPALVAELSKVLSISVADVVVAVNRRLRSIEGMHEFMRLAGVVKTRVTCQPRDDGCTQLNALDEQRWANVRRHLQLDDVVWQCPSSTNVM, from the exons ATGGCAACTCTCGTTACAGACAAATACAACCGCGATCGCCTGGCCAACATCGCGAACAAGCTCGAAGAAATTGGTTGTGAACAGAAAGTCACCTTCGTAGACTATTACACCGGTGACAGCATCTCGCTAGCAGACTGCAAGAATTACTCCAAACTGTTTGCGTATATTAGGGCCACGGACATTTGTAAG CGACAGATTTCTTCGAGGCGTGCACTCTGTCATCTTCGAGAACTATGCCTTGTGCCACGTGGACGGGGGTTCGAATTTCCTTGCTCACTGAGTGAAGCCCACCGGCTCACTATCGCGCTTGACGTCGCACGTCGGAACTGTGGCTATGTGGCACGTGCCGCCCAATTCCTGCACTGCAAACGGTGTGACAC GCCCTGTGCTGCCGCTTTGGACCGAGTACACAGGCACCCAGCCCTCGTGGCAGAGCTCTCCAAAGTACTCTCCATCTCCGTAGCCGACGTCGTGGTCGCCGTAAATCGGCGATTGCGAAGCATCGAAGGCATGCACGAATTCATGCGACTGGCGGGTGTCGTCAAGACACGTGTCACGTGTCAGCCACGTGATGACGGCTGCACACAGCTAAACGCCCTAGACGAGCAACGCTGGGCTAACGTGAGACGGCACTTGCAGCTCGACGACGTGGTGTGGCAGTGCCCGTCCTCGACGAATGTGATGTAG